The genomic window GAGGTGCTGGCGTTCAACGGATATGACCTGACCGACTTGCAGCCAAGCGGCGCCATGATCCCGCGATAGCGCGGATTGGCGGGCAGCAGACCGGCCAAACACAGAGCGTTTTCCCGGATACGACAGCAATCCCGTTTTTGAGAGTCAGATGTCCTGACCCTAGGGCATGGCCCCGTTGCTTCCACACCGCTGGTTTGCCGGATTTGCCTGCATCCTCATGGGAGGTTTCAGGCATCGAAACGTGGCTGACGTAAGCTTTCGCTGATGTTGCGCGCATGGTCGGCAAAAGCCACCATATCCAACACGCGCCTCATTGCCCCCTACCCGTCCTCCTCCAGCCGCAGCCGCATCTCTCGGATCACGGGCAGGGCGGCGCGGACGCGGTCGGTGCCGATTTCGGCCATTGTGGCGGTGAGGATCGGGGCGATTGCGTCCAGCGCGGCATCGCGTGCTGTCCGGCCTGCCGGGCTGATCGAGACGAATTTGCGCCGGGCATCATCCCAATCGGGCCGGATATGCACATGGCCTGCCCATTCCAGCTTGCCCAATGTATTGGTCATCGCCCCACGGGTGACGTGGAATATCCGGGCCAGTTGCGCCGGAGTTTTTTCTTCACCGCTGCGGGCCAACTGGTTCAGAACCGAAAAATGGCTCAGCTCCATGCCCTGGGGCAACGCCCTGGACAGGCGGTTGCGGGCCAGTTGATCGGCCATGAACATTTCGCTGAACAGCGCGATGGCAAGAGGATCGTCTGTGGAATTCATGGCGCGCATAACACAGAACTCCGCCCGCTACCGCAAGGGGCAAGCGCATATGCGTGTTATGCGGCCAGCATCGGGTCCAGTTTTCCGTCACGTTCCAGACTGGCCATTTCATCATACCCGCCCACATGAACCTCACCGATGAAAATCTGCGGCACCGTGTGGCGGCCATTGGCGCGGGTCAGCATTTCCTGACGTTTCGTCGGGTCTCTGGATACATTGAATTCGGCAAAGCTGATGCCTTTTTCGGTCAATAAGCGTTTGGCGGCATGGCAATAGCCGCAAAGCGGGGAGGTATAAATCTCTACGGTTTTCATAATCACTGTCCATGTTATCTGATCGTGGAGAGTGATCTAATCATCCTTGGCCACGCGCGCTAGGGCGATCACGCAGACGTTTTTTGCCCCGGCCTTCAGGCAGGCCCCGGTTGCGGCGGCAAATGTGGCGCCAGAGGTCATCACATCGTCGATCAGCAAGACATCCCGCCCCTTGAGCGTGGCCCCGTGGCGCGGATGGGGCGCGATGGCCCCATGCAGGTTTTCAAACCGGGCCTGACGGGTCAGACCATCCTGGCTTCTGGTGGCGCGGGGGCGGATCAGGGCTTGCGGTGCAACCTTGACCCCTGCGGCATGACCCAATGCATGGGCCAGCAAGGCGGATTGGTTGAAGCGACGTTTGAGCAATCGCCAGCGATGCAGCGGGATCGGCACCGCAAGCGTCTGCGGTGTCAGCATGGGCGCCGCCCTCGCCGTCAGCCAGGGGCCTGCCGCCCGGGCGATTTCGGCCCTGTCGCCATGTTTCAGGCCCAGCACCAGCCGCCGTGCCGTACCGCCATAGGCAAAGACCGCGCGACCGCGATCCCAGGGTCGCGCAAGGCTGAGACAGGTGTCACACCGGATCGGGTTGTCCTCCTCGATCCCGGGCAGGGGGATGCCGCATTTGTCACAGGCCGCGCCGTCGATATGGGGGGTGTCGCCCCAGCATGCGGCGCAGATCGCATAATCGGTCTGAACCCGCGCCCCGCAGCACAGGCATTCGGGCGGAAACACCGCATGTATGGCGGTTTGCAATCTCATTCTGCCCCCCTAAGTTCCAGTGAATGAGCGAACGGAACCCGTGATGTCAGATCGTCAGCCTGCCACCCTTGTGGACCGCCCGGCCCTTGCCCGGCACCGTGCCCGCGCGCGGCTGGACCGGGCCGGGTTTCTCCATGACGAGGCCATGGCCGAGCTTCAGGAAAGACTCATCGACGTTAACAGATCGTTTACGGCACCCGCGATCGTGACGCCTTTCCCCGAGGTCTGGGCCGGGTTTCTGCCCGGTGCCGTGGTGGTGACAGATGCGGATACCCTGACGCTGCCGCCTGGCGCCCATGATCTGGTGATCCATGCGATGGGTCTGCACTGGGCCAATGACCCGGTGGGGCAGATGGTGCAGTGCCGCCGCGCCCTGCGGCCTGACGGCCTGTTTCTGGCGGTGTGTTTCGCGGGCGACACGTTGCGCGAACTGCGCGCCGTCCTGGGCCAGGCCGAGATCGAGACACTGGGCGGCCTGTCACCGCGTGTGGCCCCGATGGGCGAATTGCGGGATCTGGGCGGGCTGTTGCAGCGCGCGGGCTTTGCCCTGCCCGTGGCCGACAGTGCCCGGCGCGATGTCACCTATGCCTCGCTGGCCAGCCTGATGCAGGATCTGCGCGCCATGGGGGAGACAAATGCCCTGCTCAGCCGCCATCGCATGCCATCGCCGCGCCGGTTGTTTGCCCGCGCCGCCCGGATCTATGCAGACAGTTTTCCGGCAGAAGACAACCGTATTCGCGCGACGTTCGAGCTGGCCTTTCTGACCGGCTGGACACCCCATGCCAGCCAGCAAAAACCGATGCGTCCGGGCAGCGCCAAAGCGCGGCTGGCTGACGCATTGAACACAACCGAGTTTGACGAAACCGCCAGCCCCGCACTAGACCGGCCCCCAGATTAAGCCCCGTTCAGAAAGAGACCCATGTTGCAGCCAACGCCCTCCGCCGCGTTACGCCATACGCCTGCCGACCACCCCGCTGTGACCTTCGGCAAGACCGGTATTCTTCTGGCCAATCTGGGCACGCCAGACGATTACAGCTATTGGGCCATGCGCCGCTATCTGGGCGAATTTCTGTCAGACAAGCGGGTGATCGACTATTCCGCCTGGCTCTGGCAGCCGCTGCTGCAACTGGTGATCCTGTCGAAACGGCCGTTTTCGTCAGGGGCGGCCTATAAATCCATCTGGAATCACGAGGCCGGTGAAAGCCCGCTGATGACGATCACCAAAGACCAGACCGCAAAGATAACCTCGGCAATGGCCGAGCGTTATGGCGACATAGTGGTGGTCGATTACTGCATGCGCTATGGCAATCCATCAACCAAATCCAGGGTGGATGATCTGATCGCCCGGGGCTGCACCCGGATCCTGTTCTTCCCGCTTTATCCGCAATATGCGGGCGCGACCTCGGCCACGGCCTGCGAGGCGTTTTTCCGCGTAATCACCGGCATCAAATGGCAACCTGTCATACGCACGGTGGAGCCTTATTATGAAAATCCGCTTTATATCGAGGCTCTGGCCCAATCGGTCGAACGGGCCTATGGCGCGCTGGAGGAACGCCCCGATATTCTGGTCTGTTCCTATCACGGGTTGCCGAAACGCTATCTGATGGAGGGGGATCCCTATCATTGCCAGTGCCAGAAAACGACGCGCCTGCTGAAGGAACGGTTGGGATGGAGCGACACAGAGATTGTCACCAGTTTCCAGTCCCGTTTCGGGCCCGAGGAATGGCTGACCCCCTATACGGTGGAAGAGGTCGCGCGTCTGGCCGAAAGCGGAAAGACCAAAATCGCGGTCTGCGCGCCGGCCTTTTCCGCCGATTGCATCGAAACGCTGGAAGAGATCAATGAAGAGATCAGGGACAGTTTCGAAGAGGCGGGCGGCAGCCAGTTTACCTATATCCCCTGCCTGAATGATGATGAGGCCCATATCACGGCACTGACCGCCGTGATCGAGGATAATCTGAAAGGCTGGGTCAGCTGATCCGGCGCGGTTCCTGACATATAGAGAAATCGCTTATTCTGCACCGCATATGCATCACGCAGAGGGCAGAGCCCGTACCGAGGGGTGGGCGCTGCCCGGCGGTGCCGCCGGGCGGTGGGTGATGCGGGTTGGTGGGGAATTTCAGGCCGAATCTTTGGCTCTCCCCGACCTGACGCAAAACGCGCCCGATATGGGGCGCATTTTACAGAAGTCTCTGTCTGAACCGGGTTTATTCTGCCGGGGTATCCGCGTCTTCGCGGTGTTTGACCGGCCACCAGATGCGTTTGTTGGTCAGATAGAGCAGGACCGACAGGAGGCTCAGGACGATCACAGCGGTAAAGCCCATTTTCTTCCGGGCCATCATATGCGGTTCAGCCGTCCATGTCAGAAAGGCCGATACATCCAGGGCCACGCTTTGCATATCGGTGGGGGCATCATCATGATAGACCATCTGCTCCCCTTCCGGCCAAAGTGGCGGCGCCATGGCGATCCACGACCCTTCGACAGTGCGGTGACCGTGATGATCCAGACACTCATCCGGGTAGCCGCCGCTTTCAAACACGCGATTGTAGTGGCCGGTAAAATCATCGGGGGCGCAGGCGGGCGGGTCTTCATAACCGGTCAGGATCGAGGCCACATATTCCGGCCCGCCGATACCATTGACCAGCGGGTTCAGCGCCAGACCATAGGGGCCGAAAAACCCGGCCCTTGCCTTGGTCATCAGGCTGAGATCGGGGGCGGTATCCAGGGCTGACATCGGAAAATTGTCGTTCGGCGTGGCCGCGCGCCAATCCTGCAGGTCAGTATCATAGACCTCGATATTGTTCTGTTCGATATAGGCCCTGACCTGATCTTCGGGAAGCGCCGGGCCGCCCTCATCACTCAGCGTGCGGATCGGCACATAGCGCAGACCATGGCAGGCAGCGCAGACCTCGGTATAGACCTGAAGGCCGCGTTGCAGCTGGTTCTGATCGAACGCGCCGAAAGGCCCCTCGAAGGAAAAGCTGTAATTGGTCACATGGGGCTCGGTCCCGGCGGCCATGGCCCCCCCGGAGGCAAGGGCCAGCGCCGTCAGCGTGCCAAGGGCAAGGTTCCTGAACATGTCAGTGTCGTCCTTTCTTCACTCAGCCGGGTTCGAAGCCGGGGCGGATGCGCCGCCATCTGCCTCGGGGCCGTAATGGGCGTTGAAATCTTCCTCGATGGTGTCGGGCTGGGGCAGCGGTTTCTCGATCACCCCGAGGATCGGCAGGATGATCAGGAAATATGCGAACCAATAGGCTGACCCGATCAGCGCGATATAGGGGTAAATCCCTTCCGCAGGGCGGGCGCCGACCCACATCAGCATGAAGAAGTTGAAGATGAACAGCCAGAACCACCATTTGAACATCGGGCGGTAGCGGCCGGACCGGACCGAGGAAGTGTCAAGCCAGGGCACAAGCGCCATGACCACAATCGCCCCGAACATCGCAATCACGCCGAAGAACTTGGCGTCAACGATGCCACCGGTCAGGAAGCTGGACAGGATCACAACCCAGACATCTCCGTCAAAGGCACGCAGGATCGCGTAGAACGGCAGGAAATACCATTCCGGCACGATATGGGCCGGGGTCGCCAGCGGGTTGGCCTCGATATAATTGTCGGGGTGGCCCATGAAATTGGGCAGGTAGCCGACGATGGCAAAGAAGGCCACCAGGATCACCATCAGGGCAAACAGGTCCTTGATCACGAAATAGGGCCAGAAGGGCAGGGTGTCCGCATCGGCCTCCTTGCGCGATGTGCGGCGCACTTCGACACCGGTCGGGTTGTTGTTGCCGGTGGTGTGGAACGCCCAGACATGGACGATCACCAGACCCAGGATCACGAAGGGCAGCAGATAATGCAGCGACAGGAAACGGTTCAGCGTGGCATTATCCACCGCCGGGCCGCCAAGCAGCCAGGTCTGGATGCTGTCACCGATGAACGGGATCGCCCCGAACAACCCGGTGATCACGGTTGCACCCCAGAACGACATCTGACCCCAGGGCAGCACATAGCCCATGAAGGCGGTGCCCATCATCATCAGATAGATCAGCATGCCGATGATCCATGTGATCTCTCGCGGGGCCTTGTAGGACCCGTAATAGAGACCCCGGAAAATATGCATATAGACCGCGATGAAGAAGAACGAGGCACCGTTCATATGCAGATAGCGGATTGCCCAGCCGCCATTCACGTTGCGCATGATATGTTCTATCGAGGCAAAGGCCATATCCACATGCGGGGTGAAATGCATCACCAGCACGATGCCGGTGACGATTTGCAGAACCAGGAAGAACACCAGAACAATACCCCAGATCCACATCCAGTTGAGGTTCTTGGGCGTGGGGATCATCAGCGTGTCATACAGCAGCGAGACGATGGGCAGCCGTTTGTGCAGCCATTTCTCGGCGCCTGATTTCGGGTCGTAATGGTCGTGGGGAATGCCGGACATGTCTTCCTCCTTAACCCAACAGAATGGTGGTTTCGTCCACGAAGGACACGGTTGGGACCGGAAGGTTTTCCGGTGCGGGGCCTTTGCGGATGCGCCCCGACGTATCATAGTGAGAGCCATGGCAGGGGCAGAACCAGCCCCCGAAATCACCGGCGCCATCGCCAAGCGGGACACAGCCCAGATGGGTGCAGACGCCCCACATCACCAGCCATTCGCCGGTATTCTCGCCATCACCGAAGGGCGGCAGGGAACGGTTTTCGTCGGTGGCGTCAGAGCCCCCGGCAATATTTTCATTCCGCGACAGGGGATCGACCAGTTCGGACAGATCGACGGCGCGGGCGGTCTCGATCTCATCCTCGGTGCGGTGGCGGACGAAAATCGGCTTGCCCAGAAACAGCACCGTCAGTTGCGTGCCAACCTGGACATCGCTGACATCCACGCGCAGCGTCGAGGCTGCCTGCACATCGGCAGACGGGTTCATCTGATTGATCAGCGGCCAGACGGCGGCCCCGGTTGCGACAGCGCCGACACCACCTGTTGCATAGAACAGAAAGTCGCGGCGCGAACTGGGATTGTCTTCTGCGTGTGACACCGAACGCGTCTCCCTTATCTGGGCCCGGAATGGGTGGACCTGAATACCAAACTGGCCCCGGGGTCGCCCGAAACCATTTTGCGTGTTTCTATGGAATGCGAGGGTAGGCGTCCAGCGGACAAACGGGCGCAGCCGGGCCGAAATGTCGCAGGTAAAATCCTCACATTGCAGGGGGCATCGTGCCCTGCATCGACGGGCGTTCGGCAAAACCGGCATACCACGCGGCCAGATTGTCCCGGCCCGGGCGCCAGTCTTTGTCGCCATGGCGGAAATCCAGATATCCAAGGGCGCAGGCGATGGCGATCTGGCCCATATCCAGCGGGCCGTGCAGATGGCTCATCCAGCGGGTCTCAATCGCATCCAGGGTGCGCGTGACCTTTTCCCACTGGGCATCCAGCCAGGGCTGATACCAGAGCTCTTCGGGCCGCAGGCGTTTTTCGTAGACCGAGATCACGGCGGCCTCCATCAGCCCGTCTGCGGTCGCCTCCAGCGTCAGGGTGTCCCAGACCCGCGCCTCGGGGTACAGCCCGGCCTGCGCGCGATGATCAAGAAACCGGGTGATGACCCGGCTGTCATAAAGCGTGGGCCCGTCGTCACGGAGCAGGGCGGGGATTTTGCCAAGCGGGTTGGCCGCCGCCGCTGTGGGTGCGGTGTTCAGCGGTGTGGTGGCGACATCCGTGAAGGGCACATCCTGTTGCCCGGTTTCCAATAAAACAGCCCTGCATTTGCGGACAAATGGCGAGGCGGGGGAGCCGATAAGTTCCATCATTTCAGACGTTTGACCTTTATGCGGGCGAAGCCGGTTGCGTCGATTTCCACGCCGGGACCGGATCGGCCCAACCGATAGGAGCGGGACCAGCGCAGGGTGCCGTTGATCTGTTCATCATCCCGGCGCAGGGTCACGCCTTCGGGGGTTTCATCCATCGCATCTTCGACCCGCTGATCGCGCCGCCCGGTCGCGGCCACACGGGTTGCGGCATAGGCCGCCAGGGCCACAGCCCCGTAACGCAAGGCGAAGCCGGCAATCGGCGCAACGGGAAGGGCCATAGATATCTCCGGTTTGTTGATCCCCTTACATGTAGGGGTGCAGGCGGCATCTGTCTATTCCGGGTCGTTCACGGCCAGCATCAGGCTGGATAAAAGCCCGGTCTCCTGCCCGATGGGGGAGGTGCTTACCTCAGCGGCGGCGGCCTCTCGCACTGTGGCGCTTTTGGTCTGGTTCAGTTTCCAGGTGCCGTCGATATCGGTGATCTCGAACCGGAAGGGCAAAATCGTGCGCATCATCCGGTTCAGCGCATCCTCCGGCATCTTGTCGGTGGTCCAGGGCGGTTTTGGCAACAGCTCTGCCTCAAACCGCGCGGCCAGCCTGTCCAGTTCCGCGCGCAACTGCCCGTGGTCCATCGGGTGAAGATGCCCGCGCAAATGCACAGCGACATAGTTCCATGTCGGCACCTGGGCCGGGTCGCCATACCAGTCGGGGGAGATATAGCCATCAGGTCCGGTGACCGCGATGACCGCAGGGGTCGGGGCGGTCACGGCGCGGGCAATAGGGTTCGAGCGGAGAAGATGCAGCCCGGCCTCGGTTCCGTCTGCGTTCAGCACAAACGGGATATGAGAGATCAGCGGCGCAGGCTCCGCATTGATCGACAGCGCGCCAAACCCCCGCGCACGCGCAAAACTCAGGTTCCGGGCCTGGGGTTCGCCGCGATAAGCCGGGTTGGGGTGCATTTTACGGGGTCCGATCCTTGAGCCTGGCCATCTTGCGGATAGGCCCGGGTTTGGCAAGGCCCGGGTTTGGCAAGGGACGGGCCGGAAAGATCAGCCGTTCAACGGCTCCACCGACAGAATAATGGGGACCCGGCCATTGCGGATCACATAAAGCCGATAAGCCTGACCCGAGACCAGCGCCGCCATCTGTTCAGGCGCTTCAAATTGGAATGTCCGTCTCCTGATCTTGTAGAAATATCCCGTGCCCAGCTTGTGTTCCGGTGTCCTGATCTCTTTGGACCAGACTGAAACCGGGCCTTCCAGAACCGAAATCGTGCCATTTGCCAGCGCCCGACCGTGAAGGCGGGCATTTACCCAGACCCCGATGAAGATCAGAACAATCCCGCCGGAGAAACCCAGCAGAACCGGCCGGGCCTGATCCATTCCCGGTTGGGTGGCAAATAGCGAGAAGGCAAGAAACGCCAGCGCGAGAGCCCCGAAAACCACCACCGCCGCGCGTGCGCCTTTGCCATGTATCCTGCGATACGCCTCCAGCCGCGTCTGCTGTGTGGCAGACAGGCGGCCCGCCCGGTTTTCCGACAAATCCTCTGCCGTGAACCCGAAGGCCTCCTGCCGCTTTGCGTCACTGGTCATTTTCCACCCAATGCTTGCGGAAACATCCGACCCCCGGGTCGTACCCTATGAGGGATGGCCTTTGCGGGCAATCAGGTGCTCCCGCCCGGTTGCTGCGCATTTTGGACTGGCACCGCGATGGTATCAGTCGGGTGACCGATGGCGGCGTGCTGGACGTGCAGGCCGGTGGCATCAGCCAAGGCATCGCGCAGTTCAAACAGAGGGATGTCGGGGCCCTGAGCGATCAATTCTTCGAAGAAGCCGACATGACCCCAATTTACCTGACCCCTTTCGCCGATCCTG from Rhodophyticola sp. CCM32 includes these protein-coding regions:
- the petA gene encoding ubiquinol-cytochrome c reductase iron-sulfur subunit, whose translation is MSHAEDNPSSRRDFLFYATGGVGAVATGAAVWPLINQMNPSADVQAASTLRVDVSDVQVGTQLTVLFLGKPIFVRHRTEDEIETARAVDLSELVDPLSRNENIAGGSDATDENRSLPPFGDGENTGEWLVMWGVCTHLGCVPLGDGAGDFGGWFCPCHGSHYDTSGRIRKGPAPENLPVPTVSFVDETTILLG
- the grxC gene encoding glutaredoxin 3; this encodes MKTVEIYTSPLCGYCHAAKRLLTEKGISFAEFNVSRDPTKRQEMLTRANGRHTVPQIFIGEVHVGGYDEMASLERDGKLDPMLAA
- a CDS encoding MarR family winged helix-turn-helix transcriptional regulator; this translates as MNSTDDPLAIALFSEMFMADQLARNRLSRALPQGMELSHFSVLNQLARSGEEKTPAQLARIFHVTRGAMTNTLGKLEWAGHVHIRPDWDDARRKFVSISPAGRTARDAALDAIAPILTATMAEIGTDRVRAALPVIREMRLRLEEDG
- a CDS encoding methyltransferase domain-containing protein translates to MSDRQPATLVDRPALARHRARARLDRAGFLHDEAMAELQERLIDVNRSFTAPAIVTPFPEVWAGFLPGAVVVTDADTLTLPPGAHDLVIHAMGLHWANDPVGQMVQCRRALRPDGLFLAVCFAGDTLRELRAVLGQAEIETLGGLSPRVAPMGELRDLGGLLQRAGFALPVADSARRDVTYASLASLMQDLRAMGETNALLSRHRMPSPRRLFARAARIYADSFPAEDNRIRATFELAFLTGWTPHASQQKPMRPGSAKARLADALNTTEFDETASPALDRPPD
- the hemH gene encoding ferrochelatase; protein product: MLQPTPSAALRHTPADHPAVTFGKTGILLANLGTPDDYSYWAMRRYLGEFLSDKRVIDYSAWLWQPLLQLVILSKRPFSSGAAYKSIWNHEAGESPLMTITKDQTAKITSAMAERYGDIVVVDYCMRYGNPSTKSRVDDLIARGCTRILFFPLYPQYAGATSATACEAFFRVITGIKWQPVIRTVEPYYENPLYIEALAQSVERAYGALEERPDILVCSYHGLPKRYLMEGDPYHCQCQKTTRLLKERLGWSDTEIVTSFQSRFGPEEWLTPYTVEEVARLAESGKTKIAVCAPAFSADCIETLEEINEEIRDSFEEAGGSQFTYIPCLNDDEAHITALTAVIEDNLKGWVS
- a CDS encoding FMN-binding negative transcriptional regulator, whose translation is MHPNPAYRGEPQARNLSFARARGFGALSINAEPAPLISHIPFVLNADGTEAGLHLLRSNPIARAVTAPTPAVIAVTGPDGYISPDWYGDPAQVPTWNYVAVHLRGHLHPMDHGQLRAELDRLAARFEAELLPKPPWTTDKMPEDALNRMMRTILPFRFEITDIDGTWKLNQTKSATVREAAAAEVSTSPIGQETGLLSSLMLAVNDPE
- a CDS encoding glutathione S-transferase family protein encodes the protein MELIGSPASPFVRKCRAVLLETGQQDVPFTDVATTPLNTAPTAAAANPLGKIPALLRDDGPTLYDSRVITRFLDHRAQAGLYPEARVWDTLTLEATADGLMEAAVISVYEKRLRPEELWYQPWLDAQWEKVTRTLDAIETRWMSHLHGPLDMGQIAIACALGYLDFRHGDKDWRPGRDNLAAWYAGFAERPSMQGTMPPAM
- a CDS encoding cytochrome b, translated to MSGIPHDHYDPKSGAEKWLHKRLPIVSLLYDTLMIPTPKNLNWMWIWGIVLVFFLVLQIVTGIVLVMHFTPHVDMAFASIEHIMRNVNGGWAIRYLHMNGASFFFIAVYMHIFRGLYYGSYKAPREITWIIGMLIYLMMMGTAFMGYVLPWGQMSFWGATVITGLFGAIPFIGDSIQTWLLGGPAVDNATLNRFLSLHYLLPFVILGLVIVHVWAFHTTGNNNPTGVEVRRTSRKEADADTLPFWPYFVIKDLFALMVILVAFFAIVGYLPNFMGHPDNYIEANPLATPAHIVPEWYFLPFYAILRAFDGDVWVVILSSFLTGGIVDAKFFGVIAMFGAIVVMALVPWLDTSSVRSGRYRPMFKWWFWLFIFNFFMLMWVGARPAEGIYPYIALIGSAYWFAYFLIILPILGVIEKPLPQPDTIEEDFNAHYGPEADGGASAPASNPAE
- a CDS encoding ComF family protein; this translates as MRLQTAIHAVFPPECLCCGARVQTDYAICAACWGDTPHIDGAACDKCGIPLPGIEEDNPIRCDTCLSLARPWDRGRAVFAYGGTARRLVLGLKHGDRAEIARAAGPWLTARAAPMLTPQTLAVPIPLHRWRLLKRRFNQSALLAHALGHAAGVKVAPQALIRPRATRSQDGLTRQARFENLHGAIAPHPRHGATLKGRDVLLIDDVMTSGATFAAATGACLKAGAKNVCVIALARVAKDD
- a CDS encoding cytochrome c1, translated to MFRNLALGTLTALALASGGAMAAGTEPHVTNYSFSFEGPFGAFDQNQLQRGLQVYTEVCAACHGLRYVPIRTLSDEGGPALPEDQVRAYIEQNNIEVYDTDLQDWRAATPNDNFPMSALDTAPDLSLMTKARAGFFGPYGLALNPLVNGIGGPEYVASILTGYEDPPACAPDDFTGHYNRVFESGGYPDECLDHHGHRTVEGSWIAMAPPLWPEGEQMVYHDDAPTDMQSVALDVSAFLTWTAEPHMMARKKMGFTAVIVLSLLSVLLYLTNKRIWWPVKHREDADTPAE